The sequence below is a genomic window from Methanoculleus sp. 7T.
ATCCTCCTTGTGAAGTTCGTCGTCAGCATATCGTTCATCATCCTGCTCTCGTCGACGACAAGGATGCAGGACCTCCTGGAAGCGTCGGGGAGGCTCGGCCTGCCCCGGGAGTTTATCCTCCCGCTCGGGATGATGATCCGCTACATCTTCGTCTTTGCCGATATGTTCGGCAAGATCCGGTCTGCGATGGACACTCGGTGCTTCGATCCCTTCGACCGAGCCCTCCCCTACCGCTACCGTCTCCGCCAGCTCGGCTACACGGTCGGCATGATCTTCATCAGGTCGTACGAGCAGGGCGAGCGCACCTACACGAGCATGCTCTGCCGGGGGTATGGGAACGACGCCTGCCTGCACATCGGGCGAAAACCCCTCCGTGTCGGAGAGGTTTCGTTCTTTGCCGGCTCGCTCGCCCTCATTGCACTATCAACAGTTCTGATCTATCTGCACCCATAAGCGCTCCGCCCGGGCGGCACGGCCCATTCCTGAGCGCTACGCACCGTTTCCTGCGGTGTCCTAGCAGGCACATCGCATTACGCACCTGGGTGAGGAGGGAGGTCTTCCCTTCCCCTGTCTCACTAGGGCAATACTCGTAACCCCCGAGGTATGCCCGGGAAAAAGGCCGGTCCTGGGGGAAAATCCGGGTCCGGCACCAACCTCGTCGATGAGTGATGAAGACCGGAACGGGATTTCAACAGAGTTGGCTTTTCTACCCATCGCCCCGAAGCAGCCTCTGCTTCTGGGCGGCCACTTCCTCGTCGGTGAGGATGCCCTCTGCTCGCAATCGGGCCAGCCGTTCGAGGAGGTCGACGACCTCCTCCGGCGACCGGGGCCGGGAGTGAGTGGTGTCCTCGTCTCCCCCTTCGCTCTTCTGAATCTCGGTCAGGAAGGCCGAGGAGAGTAACCGGGAAGACATCCCCGTAGCCCACGGTCGAGAGGGTTGCGACGGCCCACCACATGGCGATGGGGATGTTTGCGAAGTCGTCCGGCTGCACCTCGTGCTCGGCAAAGAACATCAGGCTCGATGCGATGACGATCAGGAGCACGAGGATGAATACCAATACTCCGATGACGTGCACCTGTGCCTTCAGAACCCGGCCGAGCATCTTCAAGGCGTACGAGTACCTGCCGACCTTTAAGATTCGGAAGATCCGGAGCAGCCGCAACGCCCTCATGGACCGCAGGTCGAGCGGGATGATCATCGGCAGGAAGAACGGCAGTATCGCCAGAAGGTCGACGATCGCGAGGGGGGTCACGGCGTATCTGACCCGGCCGAGAACGGGACCCGCATATTGCGGGTTTACGGTGCATGCCCAGAGACGGAGGAGGTATTCCACG
It includes:
- the cbiQ gene encoding cobalt ECF transporter T component CbiQ, whose amino-acid sequence is MIDDLYAIEKSAYRDSVIHRMDARVKLIIALAGIVAIVAMPYSAKVLELGAVLFAFFIALWACSRLSPVVYLRRLLLILPFGFFLIVFQIFLKNRYYDVFHPIATLPFGLEVYAESVEFASILLVKFVVSISFIILLSSTTRMQDLLEASGRLGLPREFILPLGMMIRYIFVFADMFGKIRSAMDTRCFDPFDRALPYRYRLRQLGYTVGMIFIRSYEQGERTYTSMLCRGYGNDACLHIGRKPLRVGEVSFFAGSLALIALSTVLIYLHP
- a CDS encoding ion transporter, producing the protein MHRRIKETIYHLIEADPENPGAGRIVDACIMALIVANVIAVILESVEGLYTPYATLFWAFDLFSVAVFTVEYLLRLWACTVNPQYAGPVLGRVRYAVTPLAIVDLLAILPFFLPMIIPLDLRSMRALRLLRIFRILKVGRYSYALKMLGRVLKAQVHVIGVLVFILVLLIVIASSLMFFAEHEVQPDDFANIPIAMWWAVATLSTVGYGDVFPVTLLGLPDRDSEERRGRRGHHSLPAPVAGGGRRPPRTAGPIASRGHPHRRGSGRPEAEAASGRWVEKPTLLKSRSGLHHSSTRLVPDPDFPPGPAFFPGIPRGLRVLP